From Gimesia panareensis, the proteins below share one genomic window:
- a CDS encoding GntR family transcriptional regulator, producing MKTNTAIKSESNVPFRKIQKQSVTEDVESQLRDAILTGVLAPGESLAEARLGAQLGVSRASIRQAKFQLMNEGLLEFDERGTATVRRLTLSDAHEIVEFRQVLELAAIRLACSRLTNDTLIALEENIRQTEQESNLLKLTFLDIAFHEAIMRASGNSRLVDAWRGLRPQLELWLAGVHRRHSDVTARTCEETVASHKLLISALKTGDPDVAEKAMSEHTSSLQNWLLLEAEREQEAEA from the coding sequence ATGAAAACGAATACCGCTATCAAATCAGAGAGTAACGTTCCGTTTCGTAAGATTCAGAAGCAATCTGTCACGGAAGATGTGGAAAGTCAGTTGAGAGATGCGATCTTGACCGGTGTCCTGGCACCGGGGGAATCTCTGGCGGAAGCGCGTCTCGGGGCGCAGCTGGGCGTGAGTCGGGCTTCAATTCGTCAGGCCAAGTTCCAGTTGATGAACGAAGGCCTGCTGGAGTTCGATGAACGGGGGACGGCGACGGTCCGCAGACTGACATTATCGGATGCGCATGAGATCGTGGAGTTTCGGCAGGTGCTGGAACTGGCGGCGATCAGGCTGGCCTGTTCGCGTCTGACGAATGACACGCTGATTGCGCTGGAAGAAAACATCCGTCAGACCGAGCAGGAATCGAACCTGCTCAAGCTGACGTTTCTCGACATCGCCTTTCATGAAGCGATTATGCGGGCCTCCGGAAATTCGCGGCTCGTGGATGCGTGGCGCGGATTACGGCCGCAACTGGAGTTGTGGCTGGCGGGAGTGCATCGTCGTCACAGCGATGTGACGGCGCGGACCTGCGAAGAGACGGTTGCCAGTCACAAATTATTAATCTCGGCATTAAAAACGGGCGATCCGGATGTCGCAGAGAAAGCCATGTCGGAGCACACCTCTTCGTTACAGAACTGGCTGTTGCTGGAAGCCGAACGGGAACAGGAAGCTGAGGCCTGA
- a CDS encoding PcfJ domain-containing protein, whose product MSRLTCFRRRLPFRKQAGCLRKLRRQAVEFKTARNAPRVEEFLGIDEAGWPEDWEYDYYDSTSAADRFYYQFQQALESQWKRPVELLIPRPSAAQVDAVPDEGEVQLARTDLSRLVEKLESQADAVARAERQCRTRQVASLVPQTELPAAIRRLAAQSVTAPTSESLSWLSLVVFFKPFWIRSAESWTGQSKASLIQHLFVNYPVPEFLIDAWDHFQGAAEKRFKWQHWLIILGQGGSLSLVPGKTWRKMQQYLFDVPWHELPEVPRTPALACLYAEVRRLGGDVQIWKWLALHPAFAIDPTEAGGENQMAFWYETVNWLIRHRDQLSAELGARILDWSMHEFLTQEALQRRFTWKGRTFEAICHSARQFRRRIIFAGEYYSHFAALRWQGHGWDWAWSEESVQWKVRELTTGLELQYEGKVMRHCVAGYASCCAKGASAILRLTRNGQPCLTLEVDPRLRSLVQARGKQNREATAEERRIIDYWVSQTLQMQADAGF is encoded by the coding sequence ATGTCACGACTAACTTGTTTCCGCCGTCGCCTTCCGTTTCGCAAACAGGCCGGTTGTCTTCGCAAGCTGCGCCGACAGGCCGTTGAGTTTAAAACCGCTCGGAATGCGCCCCGAGTCGAAGAATTCCTCGGGATTGATGAAGCGGGTTGGCCTGAGGACTGGGAATACGACTACTACGATTCTACCTCCGCTGCGGATCGGTTCTACTATCAATTTCAGCAGGCATTGGAATCGCAGTGGAAGCGGCCTGTTGAGTTGCTGATTCCTCGTCCGTCTGCTGCGCAGGTAGATGCGGTGCCTGATGAGGGAGAGGTGCAGCTGGCGAGAACCGATCTGTCTCGGCTGGTGGAGAAGCTGGAATCGCAGGCGGATGCGGTGGCACGTGCTGAGAGGCAGTGCAGGACCAGGCAGGTAGCGTCCCTGGTTCCCCAGACAGAACTTCCCGCAGCGATTCGGCGACTGGCTGCGCAATCGGTGACGGCCCCGACTTCAGAATCATTGAGCTGGCTCTCGCTGGTGGTCTTTTTCAAGCCGTTCTGGATCCGGTCGGCAGAGTCCTGGACAGGACAGAGTAAGGCATCCCTGATCCAGCACCTGTTTGTGAACTACCCGGTGCCGGAGTTTCTGATCGATGCCTGGGATCATTTTCAGGGAGCTGCCGAGAAGCGGTTCAAGTGGCAGCACTGGCTGATCATCCTGGGGCAGGGGGGGAGTTTGAGTCTGGTGCCGGGGAAGACGTGGCGGAAAATGCAGCAGTATCTGTTTGATGTCCCCTGGCACGAGTTGCCGGAGGTGCCTCGTACTCCTGCTCTGGCCTGTCTCTACGCAGAAGTACGTCGACTTGGCGGTGATGTGCAGATCTGGAAGTGGCTGGCGCTGCACCCGGCGTTTGCCATTGATCCGACCGAAGCTGGTGGCGAGAACCAGATGGCGTTCTGGTATGAAACGGTCAACTGGCTGATTCGTCACCGTGATCAGCTTTCGGCAGAACTGGGTGCGAGAATTCTGGACTGGTCAATGCATGAATTTCTCACCCAAGAGGCACTACAGAGGCGATTCACCTGGAAAGGACGCACCTTCGAGGCGATCTGCCATTCTGCGCGACAGTTTCGCAGGAGGATCATCTTCGCCGGGGAGTATTATTCTCATTTTGCTGCATTGAGATGGCAGGGCCATGGTTGGGACTGGGCCTGGTCTGAGGAGTCGGTTCAATGGAAGGTGCGCGAACTGACTACCGGACTGGAACTGCAGTACGAGGGCAAAGTGATGCGGCATTGTGTGGCGGGATACGCCAGTTGCTGTGCAAAAGGGGCCTCTGCGATTCTCCGTCTGACGCGAAATGGCCAGCCTTGTTTAACTTTGGAAGTCGATCCGCGATTACGCTCACTGGTGCAGGCGCGTGGGAAACAAAATCGGGAAGCGACCGCGGAAGAACGGCGGATTATAGATTACTGGGTCTCGCAAACACTGCAAATGCAGGCTGATGCTGGTTTTTGA